A part of Bacteroidia bacterium genomic DNA contains:
- a CDS encoding M28 family peptidase — MKSFYTILLSILTALSGFSQVDENALTFGKTIEARDIKAHISFLADDLVEGRETGERGQKIAGLYIKSQFLRMGLPGGVPESGSYFQQFYLNQSGVNEATMSIGKKTFAFKDDFSYYGPGLPPQLTGDIVFGGYGLSSESYNNFRHTDVKDKLVVVFAGDPNPGAETSIRLLDQLREWRSRGETYKAAGAKAFMLILPDSVFTVVKRFAGRSSMSITGEQTVSMAGIYLSETAGNYLLGLAKAKAENLKKELATSDKPAVLDFKKANFSLSADIQGSVKSGENVLAYLEGTDKKDELLVLTAHYDHIGVSRNGEVNNGADDDASGTSSIMEIAEAFALAAEAGHRPRRSMLFMLVSGEEKGLLGSEYYTSNPLYPLANTVVDLNIDMVGRIDSKYENSPDSANYTYVIGSERLSTELHAISERVNKEYSGLILDYKYDADNDPQRFYYRSDHYNFAKNGIPVIFYFSGTHKDYHKPTDDVEKINFEKTAKIARQVFYTAWEIANREERIVVDKPVER; from the coding sequence ATGAAGTCATTTTATACGATCCTACTTTCAATACTGACTGCTTTATCAGGGTTTTCCCAGGTTGATGAAAATGCATTAACATTTGGAAAAACCATTGAAGCACGGGATATAAAAGCACATATATCCTTTCTCGCAGATGATCTGGTAGAAGGTCGGGAAACCGGTGAGCGTGGACAGAAAATCGCCGGTCTGTATATCAAATCGCAGTTTTTGCGAATGGGACTTCCGGGTGGTGTTCCGGAATCTGGCAGTTATTTCCAGCAATTTTACCTCAACCAGTCAGGCGTAAATGAGGCAACGATGTCCATCGGGAAAAAAACATTCGCATTCAAAGATGATTTTTCCTACTACGGGCCGGGGCTTCCTCCACAACTGACCGGGGACATTGTGTTTGGCGGTTATGGTCTTTCGTCAGAAAGCTACAACAATTTCCGTCATACTGATGTGAAGGACAAACTCGTGGTAGTTTTTGCAGGAGATCCCAATCCCGGGGCAGAGACATCTATCCGGCTTCTGGATCAGCTCAGAGAATGGAGAAGCCGCGGAGAAACCTATAAAGCCGCCGGCGCAAAAGCCTTCATGCTCATTCTTCCAGACTCTGTATTCACGGTTGTCAAACGATTTGCAGGAAGAAGCTCGATGTCTATAACAGGAGAACAAACCGTATCGATGGCGGGAATATACCTTTCTGAAACTGCAGGCAATTATTTACTGGGGCTGGCAAAAGCAAAAGCCGAAAATCTGAAAAAAGAACTGGCGACATCCGACAAACCTGCTGTTTTAGATTTTAAAAAAGCGAATTTTTCTCTTTCCGCAGACATCCAGGGATCCGTAAAAAGTGGCGAAAATGTCCTGGCATATCTTGAAGGTACTGATAAAAAAGATGAACTATTGGTACTCACAGCCCACTACGACCATATCGGTGTAAGCAGAAACGGAGAGGTAAATAATGGCGCAGACGACGATGCATCTGGTACATCTTCGATTATGGAAATTGCCGAGGCATTTGCCCTTGCAGCAGAGGCTGGTCACAGACCCAGACGCAGTATGCTTTTTATGCTTGTATCAGGTGAAGAAAAAGGATTGTTGGGATCAGAATATTATACCAGTAACCCGCTATACCCGCTGGCAAATACGGTGGTCGATCTTAATATTGATATGGTTGGAAGGATTGACAGCAAATATGAAAATTCTCCTGACTCAGCCAATTATACCTATGTCATTGGCTCCGAAAGACTGAGTACAGAACTTCATGCGATCAGTGAGCGGGTAAACAAAGAGTACTCCGGTCTTATTCTGGATTACAAATATGATGCAGATAATGACCCTCAGCGGTTTTATTACCGGAGCGATCATTACAATTTTGCCAAAAACGGCATCCCGGTTATTTTCTATTTCTCCGGTACACATAAGGATTATCACAAACCGACCGATGATGTAGAGAAAATCAATTTTGAGAAAACGGCCAAAATTGCCCGGCAGGTATTTTACACTGCGTGGGAGATTGCCAACCGGGAAGAAAGAATCGTCGTGGACAAACCTGTTGAACGGTAA
- the tpiA gene encoding triose-phosphate isomerase, whose amino-acid sequence MRKKIAAGNWKMNLTAAEAWSLAGGVLEAFEGNTKENAQVIFAPSYPYLSKVVELAASNDRVFVAGQNLHQEESGAYTGEISAAMLTSIGVTHVIIGHSERRQYFGETNAILAAKINRALAHGLVPIYCIGETLEERESGKTMEVNSTQLSEGAFHLDAENFSKLIIAYEPVWAIGTGKTASPAQAQEVHATIRSLISGKYGDGVADQISLLYGGSVKAANAAELFSQEDIDGGLVGGASMNAAEFAGIIAAL is encoded by the coding sequence ATGCGCAAAAAGATTGCAGCCGGAAACTGGAAAATGAACCTTACTGCCGCCGAAGCATGGAGCCTTGCAGGCGGTGTATTGGAAGCTTTTGAAGGAAATACCAAAGAAAATGCTCAGGTTATTTTCGCTCCTTCTTATCCTTATCTCAGCAAAGTGGTAGAGCTTGCGGCATCCAACGACCGGGTTTTTGTAGCAGGCCAAAACCTGCATCAGGAAGAAAGCGGTGCATATACTGGCGAAATCTCTGCCGCCATGCTCACTTCTATCGGTGTGACCCATGTTATCATTGGTCATTCGGAAAGAAGACAATATTTTGGAGAAACCAATGCTATTCTGGCAGCCAAAATCAATCGGGCACTTGCACACGGACTTGTACCCATCTATTGTATTGGAGAAACGCTCGAAGAGCGCGAGTCTGGTAAAACCATGGAGGTAAACAGCACACAACTCAGCGAAGGTGCTTTTCATCTCGATGCAGAAAATTTCAGCAAGCTGATTATAGCCTACGAACCTGTATGGGCAATTGGTACAGGCAAAACTGCTTCCCCGGCTCAGGCGCAGGAAGTGCATGCTACTATCCGGTCTCTGATTTCCGGAAAATATGGTGATGGTGTAGCGGATCAGATCTCCTTGTTATATGGAGGCAGTGTCAAAGCAGCCAATGCAGCAGAATTATTCTCTCAAGAGGATATAGATGGTGGTTTAGTCGGAGGAGCCAGTATGAATGCTGCCGAATTTGCTGGAATCATTGCTGCATTGTGA
- a CDS encoding putative sugar nucleotidyl transferase: MTYILFEDTSHFDLLPFTFTRPVFEIRKGIFTQIERWRRTTGKSCLRLSYDYLGVRFNDELPPAEAVWVNGKFLPEPELRHLANESAPNTYYLSPEKEVLVARFSPTLIPADHRGIIDRGLLEHLGLKAEKTEISPSAIRCLPDIFKDNDQWICFDFELITRTETSAKIDDPHTRIYGADNIFVSPGVKIRAAVLNAEDGPIFLGKNVEINEGAIIRRAHAICDYAHVNMGAKLRGDSTIGPHSKVGGEIANSVLMGYSNKGHEGYLGNAVLGYWCNLGADTNSSNLKNNYANVKLWHYPTETFRDTGKQFCGLMMADHSKCSINTMFNTGTVVGVFANIFGSGFHRSYIPDFSWGGGEETTTYRLEKAFEVAEKVMMRKGILFDHEEKMILAKVFEITEKYRSRELNIHNSEIRL, translated from the coding sequence ATGACCTATATCCTTTTTGAAGACACCTCCCATTTCGACCTGCTTCCGTTTACCTTTACCCGCCCGGTTTTTGAAATCCGGAAAGGAATTTTTACCCAAATCGAAAGATGGCGCCGCACAACGGGCAAATCCTGCCTACGGCTTTCTTATGACTACCTGGGTGTAAGATTTAATGATGAACTGCCTCCGGCTGAAGCCGTATGGGTGAATGGGAAGTTTCTTCCTGAACCTGAGCTTCGCCACCTGGCCAACGAATCGGCCCCAAACACCTACTATCTGAGTCCTGAAAAGGAAGTACTTGTCGCCAGATTTTCGCCCACTCTGATACCTGCCGATCACCGGGGCATTATAGACCGGGGGTTGTTGGAACACCTGGGTTTAAAAGCAGAGAAAACGGAAATCTCTCCCTCCGCCATCCGTTGCCTTCCCGATATTTTTAAGGACAACGATCAATGGATCTGCTTTGATTTTGAGTTGATCACACGTACGGAAACCTCGGCCAAAATTGATGACCCTCACACAAGAATCTACGGCGCAGATAATATTTTTGTCAGCCCGGGTGTAAAAATTCGCGCAGCCGTACTCAATGCGGAAGATGGCCCCATATTTTTAGGGAAAAATGTGGAAATCAATGAAGGGGCCATTATCCGCAGGGCTCATGCTATCTGTGACTATGCACATGTAAATATGGGCGCCAAACTCAGAGGGGATTCCACCATTGGCCCGCATAGTAAAGTTGGGGGAGAAATTGCCAATTCTGTTCTGATGGGCTATTCCAATAAAGGACACGAAGGTTATTTAGGCAATGCGGTACTAGGTTATTGGTGTAATCTCGGTGCAGATACCAATTCCTCCAACCTAAAAAACAACTATGCGAATGTAAAACTATGGCACTACCCTACTGAAACATTTCGCGATACGGGAAAACAATTTTGCGGACTCATGATGGCTGACCATAGCAAATGCAGCATCAATACCATGTTTAATACCGGCACGGTAGTAGGGGTTTTTGCCAACATATTTGGATCGGGATTTCACAGGTCATATATTCCCGACTTTTCCTGGGGAGGGGGGGAAGAGACCACTACCTACCGCCTGGAAAAAGCATTTGAAGTAGCCGAAAAAGTCATGATGAGGAAGGGAATTCTCTTTGATCATGAAGAAAAAATGATCCTGGCCAAAGTGTTTGAAATCACCGAAAAATATCGCTCACGGGAACTTAACATACATAATTCAGAAATCAGACTTTAG
- a CDS encoding type B 50S ribosomal protein L31, with translation MKNDIHPEYREVIFKDISTDFSFKTRSTVKTRETITWDDGNEYPLVKLEISSDSHPFFTGKQKLVDTAGRVDKFYSRYGNKNNKQ, from the coding sequence ATGAAAAACGACATTCATCCAGAATACAGAGAAGTGATTTTTAAGGATATTTCTACGGATTTCTCCTTTAAAACCCGTTCAACCGTAAAAACCAGAGAAACTATTACCTGGGATGACGGCAATGAGTATCCCCTCGTGAAACTGGAAATCTCCAGTGATTCCCACCCATTTTTCACTGGAAAACAAAAATTGGTGGATACTGCCGGTCGCGTGGATAAATTTTATAGCCGTTACGGCAATAAAAATAACAAACAGTAG
- a CDS encoding DUF1460 domain-containing protein, which yields MIRSKIVLNWLATAALFFLYVPVFAQTYCTIENKARCESLLTDFHQAGWQSLPVSAVAMEVGKKLLGTPYVAKTLEIEGAEQLVVDLSGLDCTTFLENVVVFSRLIKKDKLDFESFSRELENLRYRDGQLDGYDSRLHYFSDWIFHNQQKGIIKDVTKACGGKPYVKPINFMSTHTSAYRQLADSAFVRSIRLAEKDINSREYYYIPKAEILQNESRIESGDLIAITTSIAGLDIVHVGFAIKKNGRTHLFHASTGSMKVEISEKPISEYLAGNKNQSGIMVCRLVEP from the coding sequence ATGATCCGTTCAAAAATTGTCCTGAACTGGCTGGCAACTGCTGCCTTATTCTTTTTGTATGTACCTGTTTTTGCACAGACGTACTGCACAATAGAAAATAAAGCCCGCTGCGAATCACTACTGACTGATTTCCATCAGGCAGGCTGGCAATCACTTCCTGTAAGTGCTGTCGCTATGGAAGTCGGGAAAAAATTGCTCGGAACCCCCTATGTCGCCAAAACACTGGAAATAGAAGGTGCCGAACAATTGGTCGTCGATCTCTCCGGACTTGACTGTACTACCTTTCTGGAAAATGTCGTGGTGTTTTCCCGCCTGATAAAAAAGGACAAACTCGACTTTGAATCCTTTAGCCGAGAACTCGAAAACCTGCGGTACAGAGATGGTCAGCTTGACGGGTATGACTCCCGCCTTCATTATTTTTCTGACTGGATCTTTCACAACCAGCAAAAAGGAATTATTAAAGATGTGACAAAGGCTTGTGGTGGAAAACCGTATGTAAAGCCAATCAATTTTATGTCCACCCATACTTCAGCTTACCGCCAGCTGGCAGACAGCGCGTTTGTTCGTTCTATCCGGCTTGCCGAAAAGGATATCAATTCACGGGAATACTACTATATACCGAAAGCTGAAATCTTACAGAATGAAAGCCGCATAGAAAGTGGTGACCTGATTGCCATTACTACTTCGATCGCAGGGCTTGATATTGTGCATGTGGGTTTTGCTATCAAGAAAAATGGCCGCACACATTTATTTCACGCTTCTACGGGTTCTATGAAGGTGGAGATTTCTGAAAAACCCATCAGTGAATACCTCGCTGGCAACAAAAACCAGTCGGGTATTATGGTTTGCCGTTTGGTTGAACCATAA
- a CDS encoding ROK family protein, whose protein sequence is MTPVAIGIDIGGTNTKYGIVDQHGNALAETSLSTPKYEDVGEYVRVVSNAIHSLVESLPEPVEIKGVGIGAPNGNYFKGTIEYAPNLKWKGVIPMTQLFSEYFPGVPIVLTNDANAAAIGEMIYGGAKGLKDFIMITLGTGVGSGFVVNGELVYGHDGFAGEFGHVCAVRGGRMCTCGRKGCVETYASARGLVLTVQELLAGSKDESPLAHILPEKLTPKDIFEAAESGDPVAVAAFEYTGKILGESLSDAVAYLSPQSIFLFGGVAKAGKWILDPTYQHMEDNLLAIYKNKVKILPSGLPDVNAAILGASAMVWKEI, encoded by the coding sequence ATGACCCCAGTAGCAATTGGTATAGACATTGGCGGAACCAATACCAAATACGGAATTGTAGATCAGCATGGCAATGCATTGGCGGAGACTTCACTGTCCACGCCTAAATATGAGGATGTGGGAGAATACGTTCGGGTAGTCTCCAACGCAATTCATAGCCTCGTCGAATCCCTTCCCGAGCCTGTAGAAATTAAAGGTGTAGGAATTGGCGCGCCCAATGGCAACTATTTTAAGGGAACGATCGAGTATGCGCCCAACCTGAAGTGGAAAGGTGTAATTCCAATGACGCAACTTTTCAGCGAGTATTTCCCCGGAGTCCCCATAGTCCTAACCAACGATGCCAATGCAGCTGCGATTGGAGAAATGATCTATGGCGGTGCCAAGGGCCTGAAAGATTTTATCATGATTACCCTGGGTACGGGAGTTGGCAGCGGATTTGTCGTCAATGGCGAACTTGTCTATGGGCACGACGGATTTGCGGGCGAATTTGGTCATGTGTGTGCAGTCAGGGGAGGCAGAATGTGCACCTGTGGCCGGAAAGGATGTGTAGAAACCTACGCTTCTGCGCGGGGACTGGTACTTACGGTTCAGGAACTGTTGGCAGGGTCAAAAGATGAAAGTCCACTGGCGCATATTTTACCCGAAAAACTTACGCCAAAAGACATTTTTGAAGCTGCAGAAAGTGGAGACCCCGTAGCTGTAGCAGCTTTTGAATATACGGGTAAAATTTTGGGAGAATCGCTATCAGATGCAGTTGCCTACCTCAGCCCCCAATCCATATTCCTTTTTGGAGGTGTGGCAAAGGCCGGGAAATGGATCCTTGACCCTACCTATCAACATATGGAGGATAACCTTCTGGCTATTTACAAAAATAAGGTAAAAATTCTTCCATCCGGACTACCAGACGTAAATGCCGCTATTTTGGGGGCAAGTGCGATGGTTTGGAAAGAAATTTAG
- a CDS encoding sugar MFS transporter: protein MATTSAPSGNSTSQYVEAKPTALYTMFLLFFMWGFITCMNDILIPYLKDVFDLSYTEAYLVQSFFFGAYFVGSLIYFIISATAGDPIQKIGYKNGIMAGLGISALACALFYPAAHNQVYGYFLAALFLLGIGLTLLQIAANPYVAILGPSRTASSRLNLAQAFNSFGTTIAPLIGGYFVFDFFVDASGTLTAESVKTIYLVFAAMFILVGVVIWFTNLPPIDSESVEPGLGALKYPYLVFGMFAIFCYVGGEVTIGSSLINYLGLENLGGLKPNEADVFLAFYWGGAMIGRFLGAASLSKKLDTKLFVTMVAITLAVFAFVFFAALTKSGFTLSLVDVLPFLIFIVANIGAFVLGQSFPAKTLAVFGGVNILLLLITVSTGGAVAMWTVIGIGLFNSIMWSNIFTLSIDGLGKYTSQGSSLLVMMILGGGLVPLIQGAVADSAGLQISFLVPILCYVYILFYGLKGYKIGKAPEIVAQE, encoded by the coding sequence ATGGCTACTACATCTGCTCCTTCCGGTAATTCTACCTCCCAATACGTTGAGGCGAAACCAACCGCATTGTACACAATGTTTCTGTTGTTTTTTATGTGGGGGTTTATTACCTGTATGAATGATATTTTGATCCCTTATCTGAAAGATGTATTTGACCTGAGCTATACCGAGGCATATTTGGTGCAGTCTTTTTTCTTCGGAGCCTATTTTGTTGGGTCTCTGATCTACTTTATCATTTCTGCAACTGCGGGAGACCCGATTCAAAAAATTGGATATAAAAACGGCATCATGGCCGGACTTGGAATTTCGGCACTAGCCTGCGCGCTTTTTTATCCTGCTGCGCATAATCAGGTGTATGGATATTTCCTTGCTGCACTCTTTTTGTTGGGAATCGGTTTGACCTTGCTACAAATTGCGGCCAACCCCTATGTAGCTATACTCGGGCCATCCCGTACCGCTTCAAGCCGTCTAAACCTGGCTCAGGCCTTCAACTCTTTTGGAACTACCATTGCGCCACTCATCGGCGGATATTTTGTATTTGATTTTTTTGTCGATGCCTCTGGCACACTTACGGCTGAGTCTGTCAAAACCATTTACCTTGTTTTTGCCGCCATGTTTATTCTGGTGGGTGTGGTTATCTGGTTTACGAATCTTCCCCCCATAGACTCAGAAAGTGTAGAACCCGGTCTCGGAGCGCTCAAATATCCATATCTGGTTTTCGGTATGTTTGCCATATTCTGTTATGTAGGAGGTGAAGTAACGATCGGAAGTTCGCTGATCAATTACCTCGGACTTGAAAACCTTGGCGGATTAAAGCCCAATGAGGCGGATGTTTTTCTCGCCTTTTATTGGGGAGGTGCCATGATCGGACGGTTTCTGGGAGCGGCAAGCCTATCCAAAAAACTGGATACAAAACTTTTTGTAACAATGGTGGCGATTACCCTTGCAGTATTTGCTTTTGTTTTTTTCGCAGCACTCACCAAAAGCGGATTTACACTCAGCCTGGTCGATGTTCTTCCATTTCTGATATTCATAGTTGCAAACATTGGTGCTTTTGTTCTGGGGCAATCTTTCCCGGCCAAAACGCTTGCAGTTTTTGGGGGGGTAAATATTTTGCTGCTGCTGATTACCGTCAGTACAGGTGGTGCGGTCGCGATGTGGACTGTGATTGGCATTGGTTTGTTTAACTCGATCATGTGGTCCAATATATTTACCCTTTCGATTGATGGGTTGGGAAAATACACTTCTCAGGGCTCTTCCCTGCTGGTGATGATGATTCTGGGAGGCGGGCTTGTACCTTTGATTCAGGGAGCAGTTGCAGATTCGGCGGGACTTCAGATTTCTTTCCTTGTACCTATTTTATGTTATGTATATATCCTGTTTTATGGCTTAAAAGGTTATAAAATCGGCAAAGCTCCGGAGATTGTAGCACAGGAATAA